The following proteins are co-located in the Solanum pennellii chromosome 8, SPENNV200 genome:
- the LOC107029071 gene encoding putative L-ascorbate peroxidase 6 isoform X3: protein MSNTVAVDCWLLSSGVSSFTSTSKLYFPANFSRKPRFGSNTIRASATTNGSSEDVIYKALLCGRRALLSMITLPLVMPCERIDNSVGAIAAEYVQTESFQVREEIRKVLSKGKAAGVLRLVFHDAGTFEIDEKTGGMNGSIVYELDRPENKGLKKSLKILDKAKSQIDLVKSVSWADIIALAGAEAVSLCGGPSIPIQLGRIDSMVQDPEGKLPEESLDAISLKQCFERKGFSTQELVALSGAHTLGSKGFGNPTVFDNEYFKILMKKPWLSSGGMTSMVGLPSDRALVEDDECVGWISKYAEDQSLFFDDFKNAYTKLVDTGATWKKAL, encoded by the exons ATGAGTAACACCGTCGCCGTCGATTGTTGGCTTCTCAGTTCCGGCGTTTCCTCCTTTACATCCACTTCCAAGTTGTACTTTCCGGCCAATTTTTCTCGAAAACCACGCTTTGGTAGCAACACAATTCGAGCTTCCGCCACCACAAACGGTTCAA GTGAAGATGTTATTTACAAAGCGTTATTATGTGGAAGAAGAGCCTTACTATCTATGATTACCTTGCCTCTTGTTATGCCGTGTGAAAGAATTGACAATAGTGTTGGTGCCATTGCCGCTGAGTACGTTCAAAC TGAGAGCTTTCAGGTAAGGGAAGAGATCAGGAAGGTATTATCCAAGGGCAAGGCTGCTGGTGTACTTCGCCTTGTATTCCATGATGCAGGAACTTTTGAAATTGATGAGAAAACTG GGGGTATGAATGGCTCTATAGTATATGAACTCGACAGACCCGAAAACAAAGGCCTTAAGAAATCTCTAAAG ATTCTGGACAAAGCGAAGAGtcaaattgatcttgtgaaatCAG TCTCATGGGCTGATATAATAGCTTTGGCTGGAGCTGAAGCTGTTTCATTATGTGGTGGACCTAGTATCCCCATTCAGTTGGGGAGAATTGATTCAAT GGTGCAAGATCCTGAAGGAAAACTTCCTGAAGAATCACTAGATGCCATTAGCTTGAAGCAATGTTTTGAAAGGAAAGGCTTCTC AACTCAGGAACTTGTTGCCTTGTCTGGCGCGCATACTCTGGGAAGTAAAGGGTTTGGGAATCCAACTGTCTTCGATAATGAATATTTCAAGATACTCATGAAGAAGCCATGGTTGTCCTCAG GCGGCATGACTAGTATGGTTGGACTTCCCTCTGATAGGGCACTTGTTGAAGATGATGAATGTGTAGG ATGGATATCAAAGTATGCTGAGGACCAGAGtttattttttgatgatttcaAGAATGCCTATACTAAACTTGTTGACACTGGTGCAACTTGGAAGAAAGCATTGTAG
- the LOC107029071 gene encoding putative L-ascorbate peroxidase 6 isoform X2 has product MSNTVAVDCWLLSSGVSSFTSTSKLYFPANFSRKPRFGSNTIRASATTNGSSEDVIYKALLCGRRALLSMITLPLVMPCERIDNSVGAIAADESFQVREEIRKVLSKGKAAGVLRLVFHDAGTFEIDEKTGGMNGSIVYELDRPENKGLKKSLKILDKAKSQIDLVKSVSWADIIALAGAEAVSLCGGPSIPIQLGRIDSISFSFKLMAFIHLSTRCQKLTMRKPLMVQDPEGKLPEESLDAISLKQCFERKGFSTQELVALSGAHTLGSKGFGNPTVFDNEYFKILMKKPWLSSGGMTSMVGLPSDRALVEDDECVGWISKYAEDQSLFFDDFKNAYTKLVDTGATWKKAL; this is encoded by the exons ATGAGTAACACCGTCGCCGTCGATTGTTGGCTTCTCAGTTCCGGCGTTTCCTCCTTTACATCCACTTCCAAGTTGTACTTTCCGGCCAATTTTTCTCGAAAACCACGCTTTGGTAGCAACACAATTCGAGCTTCCGCCACCACAAACGGTTCAA GTGAAGATGTTATTTACAAAGCGTTATTATGTGGAAGAAGAGCCTTACTATCTATGATTACCTTGCCTCTTGTTATGCCGTGTGAAAGAATTGACAATAGTGTTGGTGCCATTGCCGCTGA TGAGAGCTTTCAGGTAAGGGAAGAGATCAGGAAGGTATTATCCAAGGGCAAGGCTGCTGGTGTACTTCGCCTTGTATTCCATGATGCAGGAACTTTTGAAATTGATGAGAAAACTG GGGGTATGAATGGCTCTATAGTATATGAACTCGACAGACCCGAAAACAAAGGCCTTAAGAAATCTCTAAAG ATTCTGGACAAAGCGAAGAGtcaaattgatcttgtgaaatCAG TCTCATGGGCTGATATAATAGCTTTGGCTGGAGCTGAAGCTGTTTCATTATGTGGTGGACCTAGTATCCCCATTCAGTTGGGGAGAATTGATTCAAT TTCCTTCTCATTCAAATTGATGGCGTTTATCCATCTAAGCACCAGGTGCCAGAAACTTACCATGAGGAAACCCCTAAT GGTGCAAGATCCTGAAGGAAAACTTCCTGAAGAATCACTAGATGCCATTAGCTTGAAGCAATGTTTTGAAAGGAAAGGCTTCTC AACTCAGGAACTTGTTGCCTTGTCTGGCGCGCATACTCTGGGAAGTAAAGGGTTTGGGAATCCAACTGTCTTCGATAATGAATATTTCAAGATACTCATGAAGAAGCCATGGTTGTCCTCAG GCGGCATGACTAGTATGGTTGGACTTCCCTCTGATAGGGCACTTGTTGAAGATGATGAATGTGTAGG ATGGATATCAAAGTATGCTGAGGACCAGAGtttattttttgatgatttcaAGAATGCCTATACTAAACTTGTTGACACTGGTGCAACTTGGAAGAAAGCATTGTAG
- the LOC107029071 gene encoding putative L-ascorbate peroxidase 6 isoform X1 encodes MSNTVAVDCWLLSSGVSSFTSTSKLYFPANFSRKPRFGSNTIRASATTNGSSEDVIYKALLCGRRALLSMITLPLVMPCERIDNSVGAIAAEYVQTESFQVREEIRKVLSKGKAAGVLRLVFHDAGTFEIDEKTGGMNGSIVYELDRPENKGLKKSLKILDKAKSQIDLVKSVSWADIIALAGAEAVSLCGGPSIPIQLGRIDSISFSFKLMAFIHLSTRCQKLTMRKPLMVQDPEGKLPEESLDAISLKQCFERKGFSTQELVALSGAHTLGSKGFGNPTVFDNEYFKILMKKPWLSSGGMTSMVGLPSDRALVEDDECVGWISKYAEDQSLFFDDFKNAYTKLVDTGATWKKAL; translated from the exons ATGAGTAACACCGTCGCCGTCGATTGTTGGCTTCTCAGTTCCGGCGTTTCCTCCTTTACATCCACTTCCAAGTTGTACTTTCCGGCCAATTTTTCTCGAAAACCACGCTTTGGTAGCAACACAATTCGAGCTTCCGCCACCACAAACGGTTCAA GTGAAGATGTTATTTACAAAGCGTTATTATGTGGAAGAAGAGCCTTACTATCTATGATTACCTTGCCTCTTGTTATGCCGTGTGAAAGAATTGACAATAGTGTTGGTGCCATTGCCGCTGAGTACGTTCAAAC TGAGAGCTTTCAGGTAAGGGAAGAGATCAGGAAGGTATTATCCAAGGGCAAGGCTGCTGGTGTACTTCGCCTTGTATTCCATGATGCAGGAACTTTTGAAATTGATGAGAAAACTG GGGGTATGAATGGCTCTATAGTATATGAACTCGACAGACCCGAAAACAAAGGCCTTAAGAAATCTCTAAAG ATTCTGGACAAAGCGAAGAGtcaaattgatcttgtgaaatCAG TCTCATGGGCTGATATAATAGCTTTGGCTGGAGCTGAAGCTGTTTCATTATGTGGTGGACCTAGTATCCCCATTCAGTTGGGGAGAATTGATTCAAT TTCCTTCTCATTCAAATTGATGGCGTTTATCCATCTAAGCACCAGGTGCCAGAAACTTACCATGAGGAAACCCCTAAT GGTGCAAGATCCTGAAGGAAAACTTCCTGAAGAATCACTAGATGCCATTAGCTTGAAGCAATGTTTTGAAAGGAAAGGCTTCTC AACTCAGGAACTTGTTGCCTTGTCTGGCGCGCATACTCTGGGAAGTAAAGGGTTTGGGAATCCAACTGTCTTCGATAATGAATATTTCAAGATACTCATGAAGAAGCCATGGTTGTCCTCAG GCGGCATGACTAGTATGGTTGGACTTCCCTCTGATAGGGCACTTGTTGAAGATGATGAATGTGTAGG ATGGATATCAAAGTATGCTGAGGACCAGAGtttattttttgatgatttcaAGAATGCCTATACTAAACTTGTTGACACTGGTGCAACTTGGAAGAAAGCATTGTAG